The following proteins come from a genomic window of Streptomyces sp. NBC_01716:
- a CDS encoding mobile element transfer protein — MPARDSFHSVMRIGPVQIGTHRDRTGRTVHAAVCTADRCGWSADYSNRTAAQLAARTHRCTVR, encoded by the coding sequence ATGCCCGCTCGCGACAGCTTCCACTCCGTGATGCGTATCGGCCCTGTGCAGATCGGCACCCACCGCGACCGTACCGGCCGCACCGTCCACGCCGCCGTCTGCACTGCCGACCGCTGCGGCTGGTCCGCCGACTACTCCAACCGGACCGCCGCCCAACTCGCCGCCCGTACCCACCGCTGCACCGTCCGTTAG
- the repSA gene encoding replication initiator protein RepSA, with protein sequence MAHRPSPSKQKRSMPAPQLDPTVLGDVLRVASASDYTRWEDQIRRTGGCADPVHLSGWVTHKDKATGETLHRYSTAYEPGGRLRIACGNRRASRCPSCAWTYAGDTYHLIRAGLAGDDRRDITAGVRDHPRVFATLTAPSFGPVHNRPDRGTCRCGTAHASDSGDLGSALDPETYDYAGAVLFNNHAGELWQRFTTRLRRELAIHAGIPRRELGDHLRVSFGKVAEFQKRGALHFHAVVRLDGPEGPCTPPPSWATVDLLTDAIRAAAAHSYTSVAVPAAGDQSSRTFRWGRQLDVRPVKAFGDGSDVTEQAVASYVAKYATKAAENTGTLDRRIGELAELDRHRVPDHTRRLITACRELDSLYPDRRLWAWAHMLGFRGHFSSKSRTYSTTLGALRQERADYRAAQEAPALGLADREPDTVLVLTDWQYVGHGHTPGEGALAATIARDLQTNRETARAALKDRTANEGEW encoded by the coding sequence ATGGCCCACCGGCCCTCACCCTCGAAACAGAAGCGGTCCATGCCCGCCCCACAGCTCGATCCGACCGTCCTCGGGGACGTCCTCCGGGTGGCCTCGGCCTCCGACTACACCCGCTGGGAGGACCAGATCCGCCGCACCGGCGGCTGCGCGGACCCCGTCCACCTGAGCGGCTGGGTCACCCACAAGGACAAGGCCACCGGCGAGACCCTGCACCGCTACTCCACCGCGTACGAGCCGGGCGGGCGCCTCCGCATCGCCTGCGGCAACCGCCGCGCCTCCCGCTGCCCCTCCTGCGCCTGGACCTACGCGGGCGACACATACCACCTGATCCGTGCCGGCCTCGCAGGAGACGACCGCCGCGACATCACCGCCGGCGTCCGCGACCACCCGCGCGTCTTCGCCACCCTCACCGCACCCTCGTTCGGCCCTGTCCACAACCGCCCCGACCGGGGCACCTGCCGGTGCGGCACGGCGCACGCCTCGGACTCCGGGGACCTGGGATCCGCCCTTGATCCGGAGACCTACGACTACGCGGGCGCTGTGCTCTTCAACAACCATGCTGGGGAGCTCTGGCAGCGTTTCACCACCCGACTCCGCCGCGAACTCGCCATCCACGCAGGAATCCCACGCCGTGAGCTGGGTGACCACCTCCGCGTCTCCTTCGGCAAGGTCGCCGAATTCCAGAAGCGCGGAGCCCTCCACTTTCACGCCGTCGTACGTCTCGACGGCCCGGAGGGACCTTGTACGCCGCCGCCCTCTTGGGCCACGGTTGATCTCCTCACGGACGCGATACGCGCCGCAGCCGCGCACTCGTACACGTCAGTCGCCGTCCCGGCTGCCGGTGATCAGTCGTCCCGGACCTTCCGATGGGGACGACAGCTCGATGTCCGCCCGGTCAAGGCCTTCGGTGACGGTTCCGACGTCACCGAACAGGCAGTCGCCTCGTACGTGGCCAAGTACGCCACCAAAGCCGCCGAGAACACCGGCACCCTGGACCGCCGTATTGGTGAACTCGCCGAACTCGACCGCCACCGCGTTCCCGATCACACCCGTCGGCTCATCACCGCATGCCGTGAGCTCGACAGCCTCTATCCGGACCGGCGCCTCTGGGCCTGGGCGCACATGCTCGGGTTTCGCGGCCACTTCTCGTCCAAGTCCCGCACCTACTCGACCACCCTCGGCGCCCTCCGCCAGGAACGCGCCGACTACCGCGCCGCCCAGGAAGCTCCCGCCCTCGGCCTCGCCGACCGTGAACCGGACACGGTCCTCGTCCTGACGGACTGGCAGTACGTCGGCCACGGGCACACCCCTGGCGAAGGGGCTCTAGCCGCCACCATCGCCCGTGACCTCCAGACCAACCGCGAGACCGCCCGCGCCGCACTGAAGGACCGCACAGCCAACGAGGGGGAGTGGTGA
- a CDS encoding SigE family RNA polymerase sigma factor, with translation MTTPVCTSASKAASYSPYLPNSHPPAHAHAQQSHPHQPSHPHTPYKSFSSYVRARGPVLLRTARSLTANPSDAEDLLQTALTKTYVAWDRIEDHRALDGYVRRALVNTRTSQWRKRKVDEFACEELPEPAGLPAPDPADEQVLHDAMWRAVMKLPDRQRAMVVLRYYEDLSEVQTAEVLGVSVGTVKSAVSRALGKLREDPELTPVR, from the coding sequence ATGACCACGCCTGTCTGCACGAGCGCCTCGAAGGCCGCCTCGTATTCGCCGTACCTCCCGAACTCGCACCCACCCGCCCACGCCCATGCGCAGCAGTCGCACCCGCATCAGCCGTCGCACCCTCACACGCCCTACAAGTCCTTCTCGTCGTACGTACGGGCGCGGGGGCCCGTGCTGCTGCGTACCGCGCGCTCGCTCACCGCGAATCCGAGCGACGCCGAGGACCTGCTGCAGACCGCTCTCACCAAGACGTACGTCGCCTGGGACCGGATCGAGGACCACCGTGCCCTCGACGGCTACGTCCGCCGGGCCCTCGTCAACACCCGTACCTCGCAGTGGCGCAAGCGCAAGGTCGACGAGTTCGCCTGCGAGGAACTGCCCGAGCCGGCCGGTCTGCCCGCGCCCGACCCGGCCGACGAGCAGGTGCTGCACGACGCGATGTGGCGCGCGGTGATGAAACTGCCCGACAGGCAGCGCGCGATGGTGGTGCTCCGTTACTACGAGGACCTGAGCGAGGTCCAGACCGCCGAGGTGCTCGGGGTCTCCGTCGGCACGGTGAAGAGCGCGGTGTCGCGTGCGCTCGGAAAGCTGCGCGAGGACCCGGAGTTGACGCCCGTCCGCTGA
- a CDS encoding SpdD-like protein: MFQPKIPTMPQPSGLVTPPAVVQPTTITPGTPAPAPAAAPEPSRPVVQLTPGTAVALVGAGTAVVLVVGTVLVSLLLAVAVTGASVAVCAVVLRSLTASDAKRR, encoded by the coding sequence ATGTTCCAGCCCAAGATCCCGACCATGCCGCAGCCCTCTGGCCTGGTCACCCCGCCCGCCGTCGTCCAGCCGACCACCATCACGCCGGGCACGCCTGCCCCGGCACCCGCCGCCGCCCCTGAGCCGTCCCGTCCGGTCGTACAGCTCACCCCCGGCACTGCGGTCGCGCTCGTCGGTGCCGGTACTGCCGTCGTCCTGGTCGTCGGCACCGTCCTGGTCTCGCTGCTCCTGGCGGTCGCCGTCACCGGTGCCTCGGTCGCCGTCTGCGCGGTCGTCCTGCGCTCCCTGACCGCGTCCGACGCCAAACGCCGCTGA
- a CDS encoding outer membrane protein assembly factor BamB family protein: MIISGSVASLRVEREFMRARRFCLVALLAIGLSACGSPADRGPADGVPSDSSSEGPAEKGRPERVQHDPPESFTARGAVALPPEATAGRTNLLGDVRDLAVALHRTSAYVASADRMQTVDLTTGKVVAVARPRAEALGEDDDATAPLVSADGSLVVTPFVTRQPGAGTQSPSMELEVVATTPETGKAAWSTSLRIPRAWAERDSSTPEAHVVGFAGGNVIVTVYTGYNAATAGIDIATHQVRWTAQNMRTRAVTAEAAVGVDILGGFGPDQLVGADPATGKEKWRTEKNIGDTTVESAGPSLVRVRGYAGDEGTRFDRLLKPGTGKVQTDVPKGLDNLSCPFDQAKTLVCTSQSLLVALDSTSGKELWRLEDGQADGRFAPKVTASWHGRIYARASSTTAVALDARTGKDRPAGLDVAPVLVNEYQGLVLVDRELVAYPTEG, from the coding sequence TTGATCATCAGCGGCAGCGTTGCCTCGCTGCGGGTGGAAAGGGAGTTCATGCGCGCGCGGCGGTTCTGTCTTGTTGCACTTCTCGCCATTGGCCTTTCGGCCTGCGGTTCACCGGCGGACAGGGGTCCTGCAGACGGGGTGCCGTCGGATTCTTCCTCGGAGGGGCCCGCAGAAAAGGGGAGGCCGGAGCGCGTTCAGCACGATCCGCCAGAGTCGTTCACCGCCCGGGGAGCGGTGGCCCTGCCGCCGGAGGCGACGGCGGGCCGGACCAATCTGCTGGGCGATGTGCGTGACCTCGCGGTGGCCCTGCACCGCACGTCGGCGTATGTGGCCTCCGCCGACCGAATGCAGACCGTCGACCTGACCACCGGGAAGGTGGTGGCGGTGGCGCGCCCGCGCGCGGAGGCCCTGGGCGAAGACGATGATGCGACCGCGCCGCTCGTGTCGGCCGACGGCTCCCTGGTCGTGACGCCGTTCGTCACCAGACAGCCCGGCGCTGGAACGCAGTCTCCCTCGATGGAGCTCGAGGTCGTCGCCACCACGCCAGAGACAGGAAAGGCCGCCTGGAGTACATCGCTCAGAATCCCGCGAGCATGGGCAGAGCGCGACAGTTCCACGCCCGAGGCTCACGTGGTCGGCTTCGCGGGCGGCAACGTCATCGTGACCGTGTACACCGGCTACAACGCGGCGACGGCCGGTATCGACATCGCCACGCACCAGGTGCGGTGGACAGCACAGAACATGAGGACGCGGGCCGTCACCGCCGAGGCCGCGGTGGGCGTCGATATTCTCGGCGGATTCGGCCCCGACCAGCTGGTCGGGGCCGACCCGGCCACCGGCAAGGAGAAGTGGCGGACAGAGAAGAACATCGGTGACACCACCGTCGAATCTGCCGGCCCGTCCCTCGTTCGGGTGCGGGGCTACGCCGGCGACGAGGGCACGCGCTTCGACCGGCTCCTGAAGCCTGGCACCGGCAAGGTACAGACGGACGTGCCCAAGGGCCTGGACAATTTGAGCTGCCCGTTCGACCAGGCCAAGACTCTCGTCTGCACGTCTCAGAGCCTTCTCGTCGCCCTGGACTCCACCAGCGGCAAGGAACTCTGGCGGTTGGAGGACGGCCAGGCTGACGGCCGCTTCGCCCCCAAGGTCACAGCATCCTGGCACGGCAGGATCTACGCCCGCGCCTCGTCGACCACCGCGGTGGCCCTTGACGCCCGGACCGGCAAGGACAGGCCCGCCGGGCTCGACGTCGCTCCAGTATTGGTAAACGAGTACCAGGGCCTGGTACTGGTGGACCGTGAGCTTGTCGCCTACCCCACCGAGGGCTGA
- a CDS encoding SCO3933 family regulatory protein gives MRQIPVDTSSAVVMVAKTPQVKVRDRRTGEIATDMETGAQLMTVDVMFAANEEVEILSVTVPEPGITGELSMGTPVALTGLVARPWENDFNGQRRHGIAFRAVAVTSLADVAAAGSKAA, from the coding sequence GTGCGTCAGATTCCCGTCGACACCTCCAGCGCTGTCGTGATGGTCGCCAAGACTCCGCAGGTCAAAGTCCGTGACCGCCGCACCGGTGAGATCGCCACCGACATGGAGACCGGTGCTCAGCTCATGACCGTGGACGTGATGTTCGCGGCGAACGAGGAGGTAGAGATCCTGTCCGTCACCGTTCCGGAGCCCGGGATCACCGGTGAGCTGTCCATGGGTACGCCGGTCGCACTCACCGGCCTGGTCGCCCGTCCGTGGGAGAACGACTTCAACGGCCAGCGGCGGCACGGCATCGCGTTCCGCGCGGTCGCGGTCACCTCGCTCGCCGACGTCGCCGCCGCAGGGTCGAAGGCGGCCTGA
- a CDS encoding bifunctional DNA primase/polymerase, translating into MAITAPHSTTLALAYALSAAESGFPVIPLSPSKLPALRSPHRDRPGSGASPCRGECGLPGHGVHDATTDPAAVRALFAAAPWATGYGIACGRAPHHLVGIDLDVTRTGAGSSLGAGVDATPDSAAALQQLAFQHLFTLPETVVVLTPSGGRHIWLSGPAGVTVPNSAGRLAPGIDVRGAGGYLVGPGSVSARGAYRLAPGSAGLTPAPCPRALLRLLTPPERARHAGPGGRRGRPAQGHGLVQFVLAAHAGQRNTRLFWAACRAYEHGFGEALAESLVDAAVRTGLTEHEARATIASASRLTAGPA; encoded by the coding sequence ATGGCCATCACCGCCCCGCACTCGACCACCCTGGCCCTCGCGTACGCGCTCTCAGCAGCCGAAAGCGGGTTCCCCGTCATCCCGCTGTCCCCCAGCAAGCTCCCCGCCCTGCGCTCACCCCATCGGGACCGGCCCGGTTCCGGGGCCAGCCCCTGCCGCGGTGAGTGCGGCCTCCCAGGTCACGGGGTGCACGACGCCACGACCGACCCGGCCGCCGTACGGGCGCTGTTCGCCGCCGCGCCCTGGGCGACGGGTTACGGCATCGCCTGCGGACGGGCGCCGCACCATCTCGTCGGCATCGACCTGGACGTCACGCGGACGGGGGCGGGTTCCAGTTTGGGCGCGGGCGTCGACGCCACGCCGGACTCGGCGGCCGCGCTCCAACAACTCGCCTTCCAGCATCTGTTCACGCTGCCCGAGACCGTCGTCGTGCTCACCCCGAGCGGCGGCCGGCACATCTGGCTGTCCGGCCCCGCCGGAGTCACGGTCCCCAACTCGGCGGGCCGCCTCGCGCCCGGCATCGACGTACGGGGCGCGGGCGGCTATCTCGTCGGGCCGGGCTCCGTCTCCGCCCGCGGCGCGTACCGGCTGGCCCCCGGCTCGGCCGGACTCACCCCCGCGCCCTGCCCACGCGCCCTCCTGCGCCTGCTCACGCCCCCCGAGCGCGCTCGCCACGCGGGGCCGGGCGGACGCCGGGGCCGCCCGGCGCAGGGCCACGGCCTGGTGCAGTTCGTCCTCGCCGCGCACGCGGGCCAGCGCAACACCCGGCTGTTCTGGGCGGCGTGCCGGGCGTACGAGCACGGCTTCGGCGAGGCCCTCGCGGAGTCGCTGGTCGACGCCGCCGTACGAACGGGCCTCACCGAACACGAGGCGCGCGCGACGATCGCCTCGGCGTCACGCCTGACGGCGGGGCCCGCGTAG
- a CDS encoding DUF2637 domain-containing protein, giving the protein MGARHGLRIDAVLIQAVIAGALSFAHLHDLAAAAGQDGWKAWAYPVSVDLLLVAAWRRLRSEGPSRLAWCWFLIALFASLGANVATAGFLDLADPPAPLRLGIAGWPALAFLGGTLLAHSSGKPEPAPPAAVTETKDVGPRRVPDAAPIPSQADEPPATTALSSPPAPSPDTPVPAVLIDHARKVADEYRTRTGSPIDTDTLRSRLGVPPHLADAIAARLS; this is encoded by the coding sequence ATGGGCGCCCGGCACGGTCTCCGGATCGACGCGGTGTTGATCCAGGCGGTCATCGCCGGAGCTCTGTCCTTCGCGCACCTGCACGACCTCGCCGCCGCGGCCGGACAGGACGGCTGGAAGGCATGGGCCTACCCGGTCAGCGTCGACCTGCTCCTTGTCGCCGCCTGGCGTCGGCTGCGCAGCGAGGGCCCGTCTCGGTTGGCCTGGTGCTGGTTCCTGATCGCCCTGTTCGCGTCGCTCGGCGCCAACGTCGCCACCGCCGGGTTCCTCGACCTGGCCGACCCGCCGGCCCCGCTCCGGCTCGGCATCGCCGGATGGCCCGCACTCGCCTTCCTCGGCGGCACTCTCCTCGCCCACTCGTCGGGGAAACCGGAGCCGGCTCCGCCAGCCGCCGTCACAGAGACAAAGGACGTCGGGCCGAGGCGTGTGCCTGACGCCGCCCCGATCCCATCCCAGGCCGATGAACCCCCTGCGACGACGGCCCTGTCCTCGCCCCCGGCCCCGTCCCCGGATACGCCCGTTCCCGCCGTGCTGATCGACCACGCCCGCAAGGTCGCCGACGAGTACCGCACCCGCACCGGATCACCGATCGACACCGACACTCTCCGCTCCCGCCTCGGTGTTCCGCCCCACCTCGCCGACGCCATCGCCGCCCGCCTCAGCTGA
- a CDS encoding FtsK/SpoIIIE domain-containing protein, with translation MTAFTVALVLVVAAAGLLRWRRPAWYWLAFGVTLAALRVLVRYRSVMDACGLTVPPARWRLSLARATNRPIPEPRPPRIQRLRPTRTGLVLRLKLRPGQDVFDIAAASDRLRHSFSMFGVTSREVRSGVVEVRMTGYDVLKRVQMPAETETRAMRVPVALREDGSVHYRDYRAIPHALTLGATESGKSVYQRNLVAGLAPLDVALVGIDCKQGVELFPLARRFSALADSPDTAAELLDALVARMADVYRLIRTQQRITVDVPDAEIAADIWDLPDELRPTPVVVLVDEVAELALYATKEEERRRDRIITALVRLAQLGRAAGIYLEICGQRFGSELGKGITMLRAQLTGRTAHRLNDETSANMAFGDIAPDAVLAAIQIPAELRGLAIAGDASGGWHRIRAPHTSLRQAVNLCNRYADRTPDLPELAPFRPAMTGTATELVPPAKASPATA, from the coding sequence ATGACCGCCTTCACGGTCGCTCTGGTGCTGGTCGTCGCCGCTGCGGGTCTCCTGCGGTGGCGGCGCCCCGCCTGGTACTGGCTGGCTTTCGGGGTCACTCTGGCCGCGCTGCGGGTCCTGGTCCGGTATCGCTCGGTCATGGACGCGTGCGGGTTGACCGTTCCGCCGGCGCGGTGGCGGTTATCTCTGGCACGGGCCACCAACCGGCCGATACCTGAGCCCCGCCCACCGCGTATCCAGCGACTGCGGCCGACTCGCACCGGCCTGGTCCTCCGACTCAAACTCCGTCCCGGCCAAGACGTCTTCGACATCGCTGCGGCCTCGGACCGGCTTCGGCACTCGTTCTCGATGTTCGGCGTGACCTCGCGTGAGGTGCGGTCCGGTGTCGTCGAGGTGCGGATGACCGGATACGACGTGCTCAAGCGGGTGCAGATGCCTGCTGAGACGGAGACCCGGGCGATGCGGGTACCGGTCGCCCTTCGGGAAGACGGGTCGGTGCACTACCGCGACTACCGCGCGATACCTCACGCCCTCACCCTCGGCGCCACGGAGTCCGGCAAGTCGGTCTACCAACGCAACCTGGTCGCCGGCCTTGCTCCTCTGGACGTTGCCCTTGTCGGCATCGACTGTAAGCAGGGGGTCGAACTCTTCCCGCTGGCGCGCCGGTTCTCAGCGCTGGCCGACAGCCCGGACACCGCTGCCGAACTCCTCGATGCACTCGTGGCGCGGATGGCGGACGTCTACCGCCTCATCCGTACCCAGCAGCGCATCACCGTCGATGTGCCGGACGCGGAGATCGCCGCTGACATCTGGGACCTGCCTGATGAGCTCCGCCCGACCCCGGTCGTCGTCCTGGTCGACGAGGTGGCCGAACTCGCCCTGTACGCAACGAAGGAGGAGGAGAGGCGGCGGGACCGCATCATCACCGCCCTGGTCCGTCTCGCGCAGCTCGGCCGCGCCGCCGGTATCTACCTCGAAATCTGCGGACAGCGCTTCGGCTCCGAACTCGGCAAGGGCATCACCATGCTCCGCGCCCAACTCACCGGCCGCACCGCCCACCGTCTCAATGACGAGACCTCCGCCAACATGGCCTTCGGCGACATCGCCCCGGACGCGGTCCTCGCCGCCATCCAGATTCCCGCCGAACTGCGAGGCCTCGCCATCGCGGGAGACGCTTCCGGCGGTTGGCACCGCATCCGCGCTCCGCACACCTCGCTCCGCCAGGCCGTGAACCTCTGCAACCGGTACGCCGACAGGACCCCGGACCTGCCCGAGCTGGCCCCCTTCCGGCCCGCCATGACCGGTACCGCCACCGAGCTTGTGCCGCCGGCGAAGGCATCTCCGGCCACCGCCTGA
- a CDS encoding helix-turn-helix domain-containing protein gives MADRLLTVNQVAERLGTGLRFPRRLIEERRITFVKVGRHVRIPESAVEEYVSAHTVAPIVLRPASAYSYRRAA, from the coding sequence GTGGCGGACCGACTGCTCACCGTGAATCAGGTCGCCGAACGCCTCGGCACCGGTCTTCGCTTCCCTCGCCGGCTCATCGAGGAACGCCGCATCACGTTCGTCAAGGTCGGCCGACACGTCCGCATCCCCGAGAGTGCCGTGGAGGAGTACGTCAGTGCCCACACGGTGGCGCCGATCGTCCTGCGGCCCGCCTCGGCGTACTCGTACCGGAGGGCTGCCTGA
- a CDS encoding tyrosine-type recombinase/integrase codes for MAAKRKSRRAFGRIRKLPSGRFQARYPGPDGVLRAADQTFATTTDADRWLARKRIEMEEGRWLDPAEGRTTVRDWSARWLTAVSPQLKHKTQASYRSLINSLIVPALGDRELSSLRPITIVEWVGAMKTRGLSASRIRQAYRVLSQIMRAAVDNEMIGQTPCRGVKLPRMPQTEPHILTPLEASRIVRSATKPHDLLISLLAYAGLRVGEAFALRRADIDVSGGLVLVDENLAEANGTLVFDTPKSHQKRVLRIGPSLAARIGRHLETLTGGEDALLFVTPGGKPLRYNQWRKAYFDPAVSAAGLTDVTPHDLRASHGTWVADRYGVMTAAHRLGHSNASVTTRHYARPVVGRDEQVAEAADSWLSGNEDNDDGSAAVPAQT; via the coding sequence ATGGCCGCCAAGCGTAAGTCCCGACGTGCCTTCGGTCGGATCCGGAAGCTGCCGTCCGGCCGGTTCCAGGCTCGGTATCCGGGGCCTGACGGCGTGCTGCGTGCCGCTGATCAGACGTTCGCGACAACGACGGACGCCGATCGCTGGCTGGCACGGAAGCGAATCGAGATGGAGGAGGGCCGCTGGCTCGACCCCGCCGAGGGACGGACCACCGTCCGCGATTGGTCGGCACGATGGCTCACCGCGGTCTCCCCGCAGCTCAAGCACAAGACACAGGCGTCGTACCGGTCCCTGATCAACTCGCTGATCGTTCCGGCGCTCGGTGATCGTGAGCTGTCCAGCCTCCGGCCGATCACCATCGTGGAATGGGTCGGTGCGATGAAGACACGCGGTCTCAGCGCATCGCGGATCAGGCAGGCCTACCGGGTGCTCTCGCAGATCATGCGGGCGGCCGTCGACAACGAGATGATCGGGCAGACCCCGTGCCGGGGTGTGAAGCTGCCTCGAATGCCGCAGACCGAGCCGCACATCCTCACCCCGCTGGAAGCCTCACGGATTGTGCGGAGCGCGACGAAACCGCATGACCTGCTGATCTCTTTGCTCGCCTACGCGGGTCTGAGGGTTGGTGAGGCGTTCGCGCTGCGGCGGGCGGACATCGATGTGTCCGGCGGCCTGGTCCTCGTTGATGAGAACCTGGCCGAAGCGAACGGCACTCTTGTCTTCGACACCCCCAAGTCCCATCAAAAACGGGTCCTGCGCATCGGGCCGTCACTCGCGGCGCGGATCGGCCGGCACCTGGAAACGCTGACCGGCGGGGAGGACGCTCTCCTCTTCGTCACGCCCGGCGGGAAGCCTCTGCGCTACAACCAGTGGCGCAAGGCGTACTTCGACCCCGCCGTCTCGGCTGCTGGCCTGACCGATGTCACCCCACATGATCTGCGTGCCTCGCACGGCACATGGGTCGCCGACCGGTACGGCGTCATGACCGCTGCTCATCGGCTCGGCCACTCGAACGCGAGCGTCACTACCCGGCACTACGCCCGGCCTGTCGTCGGCCGTGACGAACAGGTTGCCGAAGCGGCGGACTCCTGGCTCAGTGGCAACGAAGACAATGACGACGGCTCCGCTGCGGTGCCTGCTCAGACGTGA
- a CDS encoding long-chain fatty acid--CoA ligase translates to MLSTMQDVPLTVTRILRHGMTIHAKSQVTTWTGESEPRRRSFAEIGERAAQLAGALRDELGVTGDDRVATLMWNNSEHVEAYFAIPSMGAVLHTLNLRLPPEQLVWIVRHAADRVVLVNGSLLPLLAPLLPHLTTVEHVVVSGPGDRGPLTEAAGSAVQVHEYEDLIAGRPTTYDWPELDERTAAAMCYTSGTTGEPKGVVYSHRSIYLHSMQINLAESMGLTDKDTTLIVVPQFHVNAWGLPHATFMTGVGMLMPDRFLQPAPLADMIESEKPSHAAAVPTIWQGLLAEVLDKPRDLTSMLRVTIGGAACPPALMEAYDKLGVRLCHAWGMTETSPLGTTSNPPAGLTAEEEWPYRITQGRFPVGVEARLTGPGGDTLPWDNESAGELEVRGPWIAASYYGGADAEPLRPEDKFSEDGWLKTGDVGVISPDGYLTLTDRAKDVIKSGGEWISSVALENELMAHPDVAEAAVVAVPDEKWGERPLATVVLREGASVDFTSLKAFLAGTVAKWQLPERWSAVESVPKTSVGKFDKKVIRKRYADGELDVTEV, encoded by the coding sequence GTGCTGAGCACCATGCAGGACGTACCGCTGACTGTGACCCGCATCCTGCGCCATGGGATGACCATCCACGCGAAGTCGCAGGTCACCACCTGGACCGGGGAGAGTGAGCCGCGGCGCCGCAGTTTCGCCGAGATCGGCGAACGCGCGGCACAGCTCGCCGGCGCCCTGCGCGACGAGCTCGGCGTCACGGGCGACGACCGGGTCGCCACTTTGATGTGGAACAACTCCGAACATGTCGAGGCATACTTCGCGATCCCCTCCATGGGGGCCGTCCTCCACACGCTCAACCTGCGCCTGCCTCCTGAGCAGTTGGTCTGGATCGTCCGGCACGCCGCCGACCGCGTCGTCCTGGTGAACGGTTCCCTGCTGCCGCTCCTCGCGCCGCTCCTTCCCCATCTGACGACCGTCGAGCACGTCGTCGTGTCCGGCCCCGGCGACCGGGGCCCGCTGACGGAAGCCGCCGGCAGCGCCGTCCAGGTGCACGAGTACGAGGACCTGATCGCCGGCCGGCCCACCACGTACGACTGGCCCGAGCTGGACGAACGCACCGCCGCCGCCATGTGTTACACCTCCGGCACCACCGGTGAGCCGAAGGGCGTCGTCTACTCGCACCGTTCGATCTATCTGCACTCGATGCAGATCAACCTGGCCGAGTCGATGGGGCTGACGGACAAGGACACGACGCTCATCGTCGTACCGCAGTTCCATGTGAACGCCTGGGGCCTGCCGCACGCCACCTTCATGACCGGCGTCGGCATGCTGATGCCCGACCGCTTCCTCCAGCCCGCCCCGCTCGCCGACATGATCGAGAGCGAGAAGCCCTCGCACGCCGCCGCCGTGCCGACGATCTGGCAGGGGCTGCTCGCCGAGGTCCTCGACAAGCCGCGCGATCTGACCTCCATGCTCCGGGTCACCATCGGTGGCGCTGCCTGTCCGCCCGCGCTGATGGAGGCGTACGACAAGCTCGGCGTACGGCTCTGCCACGCCTGGGGCATGACGGAGACCTCGCCGCTCGGCACGACGTCCAACCCGCCCGCCGGTCTGACCGCAGAAGAGGAGTGGCCGTACCGCATCACCCAGGGCCGTTTCCCCGTCGGCGTCGAGGCGCGGCTGACCGGTCCAGGCGGCGACACGCTGCCGTGGGACAACGAGTCGGCCGGTGAGCTTGAGGTACGCGGGCCCTGGATCGCGGCCTCCTACTACGGCGGCGCCGACGCCGAACCGCTCAGGCCCGAGGACAAGTTCAGCGAGGACGGCTGGCTGAAGACGGGCGACGTCGGCGTCATAAGCCCCGACGGCTATCTCACCCTCACCGACCGCGCGAAGGACGTCATCAAGTCCGGCGGCGAGTGGATCTCCAGCGTGGCGCTGGAGAACGAGTTGATGGCGCATCCGGACGTCGCCGAGGCCGCCGTCGTCGCCGTGCCCGACGAGAAGTGGGGTGAACGGCCGCTGGCGACAGTGGTGTTGAGGGAGGGCGCGAGCGTCGACTTCACCTCGCTGAAGGCCTTCCTCGCCGGGACGGTCGCCAAGTGGCAGCTGCCGGAGCGGTGGTCGGCGGTGGAGTCGGTGCCGAAGACGAGCGTCGGGAAGTTCGACAAGAAGGTGATCCGCAAGCGGTACGCGGACGGGGAACTGGACGTCACCGAGGTGTAG